GCCGAGAATCGTTATATCAAGAAGGGGCAGTGAGCAAAGAGCAGTTTGAAGAAGTTGCTTTTAATCGTGATGCCTTGGCGGATCGCTTAGCGGCGGCGCAAAGTCAATTGGAAGAAGTCCAAAATGGCGCGAGAATTGAACAAATCAATGCTCAAGCGGCGGCGGTGGCTCAGATCGAAGCTAGTATTCTGGATTTAGAAATCACGATCGCCAAGAGTAATTTAACGGCTCCCTTTCGGGGTGTCATCGGTGAGCGCAATCTTGATGAAGGCAGCGTCGCACAGGCAGGACAAGCGATCGTGCGGCTAGTGGAAGCGGTAAATCCAGAACTGGAAATCGGTGTACCTTTTGCAGTGGCGGCGACTCTGAGAGTGGGCAGTAGTCAAACTGTGGAGATTGGCGATCGCACTTATGCCGCGACCGTGATCGCCATTAAGCCTGAAACTAATTTGCAAACCCGAACTAGTACAGTGGTTTTGAAATTGCAAAGTTCTAGTCAAGGTTCCAATCAAGGGGCGAAGAAAGCAAGTGCCAATACCGCTAATTTTGCGATGCCCAAATCGGGCGAAATTGCCCGCCTGAAAGTATCACAAACTGAGCAGATACAGGGGTTTTGGTTGCCAACTACGGCGCTCTCTAGGGGTGAGCGTGGTTTGTGGTCATGTTTTGCGATCGCCCGCGATGGTGATGCCTATCGAGTAGAAAAACGCGATGTGGAAGTTCTACATACAGAAGGCGATCGCGTTCTCGTCAGAGGTACTATTTCTGCCAGTGAAGAAGTTGTCAGCAGTGGTACACAGCGCTTAGTTAATGGACAAACGGTAACTAAATAAAACGTAAAACCCTCACCCCCCAGCCCCCTCTCCCATCAAGGGAGAGGGGGAGTAAAACTATTTCTTGTTCCCCTCTCCCCTTTTGGGAGAGGGGCTAGGGGTGAGGGCTTAATTTAGACAAACTTACAGCCGCTAGGTTAGGCAAACTATGGCACAACTATTCTTTCGTAATCTCCGCCTATTAGCCTTGGTCATCTTTTTGATCGTTGCTTGGGGAACCGTCAACTATGAATCTTTACCGCGATTAGAAGATCCTGAACTGACATCCCGTTTCGCGCTGATTACCACATTCCTCCCAGGTGGCACTGCCGAGCGTACTGAAACCTTAGTTACCGATCCCATCGAAGAGAAGATTGCCGAAATCTCTGAAATTAAGACCTATGAATCAACTTCAAGGACAGGAGTATCAGCGATTTCTGTCGATCTTTTGGATAGTGTTAGTAGAAGTCAAGTGCCTCTAGTTTGGTCTCGAGTGCGCGATAAATTGCGTGATGTCCGCGCTACTCTCCCCGCCGAAGCAACGGAACCAGAACTAGATGAGGGTGAAGTGCGTGGCTACGCATTGTTAACTTCCATTAATTGGGATCAGGATAGTCCGCCCAACTATGCGATTTTGCGACGTAGAGCCGAAGTGTTAGAAACTTCGCTTAAGGCAATATCAGGAACCGATGAAGCCAAAATTTTTGGTGCACCCGATGAAGAGATTGCTGTAGAAGTGAATACCAGTAATCTCGCTAGTTTGGGCATTACCACCGCCGAACTCGCTAACCAAATCCAACAAAGCGATGCCAAAACCTCCGCAGGACAGTTTCGGGGTGAGAATAATTTACTGTATGAAGTTAAGGGTGAACTCGACACATTGAGCCGTCTGCAACAGATTCCGATCCGATGCCCATCCTGTCAATCTAATCGTGATTTTCGCCTATTGGGTGATATCGCGACTGTCAGTAAAGGGATTGCCATGCCGCCCACAGAATTGGCGATCGCTAAAGGCAAACCTGCGATCATGATTGGAGTCTATGTACAGCCCCAATATCGCCTCGATCGCTGGTCAGTCGATGCTCAAAAAGTTCTTAGAGAATTTCAAGCGGATTTGCCAAAGGGACTCAGTTTAGAAGTTGTCTTTGATCAAAGTCGCTATGTGACAGCAAGATTAAATAATTTAATTAGTAATCTGCTATCAGGTGCGCTGATTCTCTTTCTAATCTGCATCTTGATGATGGGTTGGCAACAGGCGATCGTCGTGCAAATTACATTGCCCCTTTGTGTGGCGATCGCCTTAATTGGTATGGGCATTTTGGGCATTCCCTTACACCAAATGTCGATTACAGGGCTAATTGTCGCTTTAGGCATTCTCATTGATAACGCGATTATTTTAGTCGATGAAATGAATATGCGAATCAAGCAAGGAATGCCCCTTGAAGCCGCAATTCTCGATACAGTGCAGTATTTGCGAGCGCCACTTTTGGGTGGCACATTAACTACTGTCTTCTCATTCGCACCGATCGCATTACTTTCGGGGGCTGTGGGCGAATTTGTGGGGACAATTGGACTGAATGTGATTTTGGCAGTTATGGCTTCCCTCGTGGTTGCTCTGACGATTACCCCAGCGATCGCCGCCATTGTCTATCGCTGGAGTCATCAACGCACTTTTACCAGCAGTGGCATCATTTATCAGGCGATTGGTAATCGTCGATGGTTACAGACAGGATTCGCCAATCAAGGCTTAACTCGATGGTATCAGCGATCGCTAAGCTGGGCACTGAGCCATCCTAAAAAGGCGATCGCGCTTACCCTGATTCCTTCCTGCATCGGCTTTGGGCTAATGAGTACCCTCAGCTTACAGTTTTTCCCACCTGCCGATCGCGAACAGCTTACCCTAGAGCTAGAGATGCCCGCCGCCAGTTCTCTCAACCAAATTCAAAAGCTGACTCAAGATGTGGAAAAGCAGTTACGGACTCATCCAGAGATTCAGCAGGTGCATTGGATGCTAGGGCGGAGCGCTCCCAAGGTTTACTACAACCAAATCACAAATCGTGAGAATGACAGCAGCTTTGCCAATGCGATTTTACAAACTCAAGGTGTTGCCTCTAACAAACTAATTCATGATATCCAAATAGAAATGGATGCCGCCTATCCTGCGGCGCGGGTATTGGTGCGTCAATTTGAGCAAGGACCGCCTTTTGAAGCCCCGATTGAATTGCAGGTTTATGGCAATGATGTTGATGTTCTGCAAAATATTAGTGAGCAATTGCGATCGCTATTGGTACAGTTACCATCAATTACCCATGTGCGAACTCGCCTGACCGATCGCTTTCCCCAACTCGCCTTACAGGTTGACGAACCCGAAGCGCGATCGCGGGGTCTGAGTCGCCGCGACATCGCTCAACAGTTAAACAGTGCCACCGAGGGCATTCGTGGCGGCACAATTCTCGAAGATACGGAAGAAATTCCTGTGCGCGTCAGGTTTAGCGATCGCGAACGGGCTGATCTCAATCAACTGCAATCGACCAGTATTCTGCCCAGCGATCGCAACGGCTATATTCCCCTAGAGTCCATCAGCACCCTCACCCTCGAAGCTAAAAATGCGGCGATCACCCGTAAAAATGGGCGGCGAGTCAGCACCGTCGAAGGCTACCTCACAGCAGGAACCATCCCTAGTCAAGCTCTAGCCGAGTTTCGTCCCATATTAGCCAAGCAGTTTCAACTGCCACAGGGCTATAGCTTAGAATTTGGTGGCGAAGAAGCCGAACGTACAAGCGCCACAGGCGGACTGTTAGGCTATGGCATCATTTTAGGAATCGCCCTTGTGGTTACGTTAGTTTTATCGATGGATTCCTTTGCCTTAGCTGGATTTATTGGCATTGTCGCAATTCTCTCCGTGGGATTAGGTGGACTCTCCCTCTGGCTATTTAACTATCCCTTTGGCTTCAACCCGATCATTGGCACTGTTGGACTAGTCGGTGTAGCGGTGAATGATTCTATTACCGTGCTGACTGCGCTTAAAACCGATCTCAAAGCACAAACAGGCGATCGCCAAGCCATGATCGAGGTGATTCTCCACACCACTCGCCATGTTCTCACCACCACCTTCACCACGACGGCAGGCTTTTTACCCTTGATTCTATCGGGAGGAGGCTTTTGGCCTCCCCTCTCAGTGGTCATTGCAGGTGGTGTATTTGGCGCAACGATGTTGGCGCTCTACTTTGTTCCCTGTACCTATCTACTGTTTGTGGATAATCGTGGATAATCATTGATGCAAAATGGTGAGCAGTTGGTATGTTTTCTTGCTTTGTCTTGACGCTTATTCGACCACGATGGGCTTTCTAAAAAGTGATTTTTATGATGAGAATTGCCGCACAAAAGTGTGACGGTACTTTCGTGAATTGGGATAAAGCTAAAATTAATACCAATTCATGAAAGTGTTTTCATACTTTTGTGAATTAAAAACCAAATCCAGTAAGGTTTTTAAAAGCACAAAAGCCAAACTCAGCAAGGTTTTTAGAGCATGTTGGAGAAGTTTTTACCCCCTCTAACTCCCCCTTGTAAAGGGAGAGAATTTAAGTTTCTCCCCTTGTAAAGCGGGGATTAAGGGGGGTAAAAGCAGAAATTTATGCTAAGTAGGAGACTTCTCAAATACACTCTTAAAAACATAAAATAACTTCAGTTCGATATAGCCATTTGCGGTGTGCAAAGCACGCCGCAAATGGCTATATCGAACTGAAGTTAAAATAGTGTAGCCATTTTATGTTTTGGTATATAGAGCTATCTGTCATACGAACATTGATTTAGGGATTTTGAAGTGATTACTCGACAAAAAATCGGGGTGATTGGAGGTGGGCAACTAGCTTGGATGATGGCGATCGCTGCCAAGCATCTCGACATTGAGCTAACCGTACAAGCAGCAAGTCCTGATGACTCAGCCGTAACCGTAGCCGATCGCGTGATTTACGGAAAAGTTGCTGATGCTAGTGCTACCGCCCAGCTTGCCGATCATTGCCAAGCGATTACCTTTGAGAATGAATTTGTCGATCTGGTTGCTTTACAAAAGCTGACTGATCGTACTGGCGATCGCAGCTTATTGTTTTTACCAAAATTAGAAACCTTGGCGATCTCTGTCGATAAGCTAAATCAACGTCAACATTTTCGCGAGCATCATATTCCCACGCCCGAATTTTATGCTGTTGATACAATATTCGACCTTTTAACGGCAGCTGAAAAATTGAGTTATCCTTTAGTACTCAAAGCGAGAAGACATGGCTATGACGGCAAAGGTACTTGGGTAATTGCCGATGAAAGTGAAATGCGATCGGCTTGGGAAAGTATGCATCAAGCCCCTGCGATCGCTGAAGCCTTCATTCCCTTTGAGCGAGAACTTGCTGTCATTGCCGCACGATCAGAATCAGGGGAAATAGCCATTTATCCCGTTGTCGAAACTCTGCAAACCAATCAAGTTTGTCGTCGCACGATCGCCCCTGCAAGGGTTGACTCGACAATTAGTAAAAAAGTAGAAACCATAGCGCGACAGATTGTGACCACCCTAGATGCGATTGGTGTATTTGGAATCGAATTCTTTTTAACAGTCGAAGGCGAAATCAGCGTTAATGAAATTGCACCGCGTACCCATAACTCAGGACATTACACCATCGAAGGATGTCAAACTTCCCAATTTGAGCAGCTATTGCGCGTTGTTAGTGGGAGGCAATTAGGTAACGTCTCAATGGTTGCATCTGTGGCTGTGATGGTCAATTTGCTGGGTTTTGAGAAAACATTGGGTGTAGATGCTGATTATTTAGAAAAACGCAAGGCGATCGCTAGTTTCCCTAATACTCATATCCATTGGTACGGTAAAAAGAGTTCTTCAGTCGGGCGTAAACTTGGTCACGTTACAATTTTGGCTGAGACTCATGATCTAGCTATAAATATTAGCGATCGCATCGAAAGCATTTGGTACAGCAATTAGAAATCACTAGGTAACAAGGGGCTTAAGCCCCTTGGCTCTTAATACAGTATTAAAAATTTCTGAATCAAGCCAAAATGCTTATATAGAAAGCATTTCAAATAAGCGCTTTAGCTGATGAAAACCCTTTTCGCTTCGTGGGAAGTTATACATGCGTCTCAATTGTTTCATTGAACAAGAGTTAGCGGGAAGTGGATTTACTGACGTTGCCATGACCCGCTATTTTTTTGCGATAAAAACGCTCCCGTAGGGAGCGTTTTTATAAGGTTTGACTAGCATGATAGGAACTGCGTACCAAAGCGCCCGATCGCACATGGGTAAACCCAACCTGCTTAGCGATCGCCCCTAGTTCATCAAACTCCTCAGGAGTCCAATATTTTTGTACAGGCAAATGCTCAAGGGATGGACGCAAATATTGACCAATCGTCAGGGAACTACAACCGATCGCATACAAATCTTGCATCGTCTCCGTTAACTCTGCCACCGTTTCACCATGCCCCACCATTAGCCCCGACTTGGTAATAATGCGTGAATCGATCTCTTTTACAATCGCTAAAACCGACAGCGATCGCTCGTACTTTGCCCCACGTCGTACTTTGCCTTGTAAACGCTTTACGGTCTCAATATTGTGGTTGTAGCACACAGGCTCAGCCAAAGCTACCGTCTCAATGCAACGGCGATCTCCCCGAAAATCGGGAGTTAGTACTTCAATTTTGACATTGGGACGCGATCGGCGAATCTCTTGCATCGTTTCCACAAAACAACTAGCCCCCTGATCCGCCAAATCATCCCGCGCCACCGAAGTCAGCACCACATAATCCAACCCCAATAAATTTACTGCCTCCGCTACTTTCTTCGCCTCATCGGGATCAAGTTGCATGGGCTTATGTCCCTTATCAACTTGGCAAAACCCACAAGCACGAGTACAAGTTGGCCCCATTAATAAAAAAGTTGCTGTCTTTTGGGCATAACATTCCGCACGATTGGGACAGCGACCCTCCTCACAAATAGTATGAATTCCTCGCTGCTTAATAATTTGCTGAACTTCAGATATTTCATCAGCTTTGCCGATTTGAGGGCGCAACCAACTGGGTAAACGTAACTCTTCTTTAGCGGACATATTGTTATATAAAAAATATATAGCTCTCTTATTAAAACCTATAAATTTAGAGCCATATCAAAGTATAACGGTAGCCAAACCCAAGAAGAGAGTTACGGCGCGAAGCGCCGTAACTCTCTTCTTGGGTTTATTATCGCTACACCAATGCTGAATTTATAGGTTTGTCATAAAAAGTCTGATAAAACCTGACTAAAACCCTTTACAGATGCAACCCTATTGACTAGCATATTGCACTGACACATTTTAATAGCCGTCATGATGCATGGGACACAAGCAAAAAACAAGGGAGAATAAGGTGCAAATAGCCCTGTTCTCTCTTGTTTTTTACTTCATAAGCAATAGTAAAGAATTTTGGAGGGGTAGTGTTTGATCTATTAACCAATATTCTGATTTGGATTATTGCAATCCCAATTTTCGTAATTCTGTTTAGAGCTATTCCCAAAGACTGGTTTCGTCTTTTTGGATTAGTCATATTTACAGCGTTAATCGCAATTATTTTTGCGAACTTCAGATTTGTTGAAGACCCGATACCCAGAATTGTTGTTGATTTCCTCACTTTCCCCTTTACGCTAGTGGGAATTATCCTACTCTTGCTGTTCTTTAACTTCTGGTTAAGGCTCAAAGATCTAAAGATTAAAAGTGGTGATAAGGTTGATAATAAAGGTGCTTCGGATAAAATTGCCACAGTTAGCAAGGAAATATTAATAGTTTTACTGATTTTTGCGATCGCTACAAATAACGCCACCTCAGAACTATTTACCTGTTATTTAGAACAGCAAGGAGCCAATGCGATCGAGCAATCTTACCGTCGCCCAGTTCGCAATTTGACAGAACAAGAACTGCTGGATTTTAGACGCGGAGTCTACGATCTTATTGTTGTGCTTGCCGAAAATCCTCCCTATGAACCCCGTCTCCAAGAAGCGATCAGATTATGGAACGAAGCTGATATGCAAAAAAAGCCATACATCATCTTAAGTGGCGGTAGACGTACATCTTATCCATCCACTAAAGGATATCCATGCCTGACATCACCACCATCTCCTCCAACGCGCACTAAAGAAAATGTCAGAGATCAGATTGCCAGTCGTGCAGACATACCCAACATTGGATTGCGCTATGACCCCCGCTATGAAGGCTACTTTACCAATCCTGCTAATCCTAGCGAAGGCATTCCTGAAGTCGATCTCACTGAAGCCGATCAAATGTGTAGTGCATTGACTAGTTTCCCAAATATTTCTTTCATTCGTCCCTTTGTAATTATTGAGCCATCAGGTCGAACAATCCGAAGTAGTGGCGATGAAATTAGTAAACTGATCAAATTTATGGAAACAAACAAGTTAATCGCCGAAGATACTCGTAATAGTCGCAGAATTTTACTGATTACTTCTCCAATTGAAGCAACACGGGCTTTTTTGTCTTTTAGAAACCAAGACCTTAATGCTTCTCTGACCACGGCTAGTTATCCCTCCGATAGTCATAGTAATCTGGGCGAGCAATGTCCTTGGCCGATTGGTAAACAGTTTAGACTTAAGCCACAATATTTTCTATTTAATGCCGAGGCTTTTGTAGATTCTGAACGAGTGTGGACAGAAATCAAAGAACTAGTCTTTTACACGCTCAGATTTTGGTTGCGTCCCCCATTAACAGACGAACGCTCTTACTATCCCAAGCAACCAACCTAATAAAAAAGAGAGTCGGCGCTTTGCGCCGACTCTCTTTTTTGAGAAGCCTCGTTTAGCGAGGCTTTTTATTGAATCTACTTAGCTGCACCCTGAGCTTCTAGAAGCTGCTGTTTCAAACGCTCTAGGTCTGAAGCCCAACGGGGATCAGGTTGATGTGCCTCAGAAGAGCTGCTAGAGCTAGATGTGCTTCCAGTGGTCTTCTTGTTGTTATTATTACGTTTTTTGCGTTTTGCTGCTGCTTTAATTGGAGCATCAACTGTACTTGTTACTGAAGACTCGCTCTTTGACTCAGATGAATCATCAGCACCTTCTTCCAAATCAGAACCATCTTCGGCTTTACCCTTAGTGCGAGGCAAAGCTTTTTCTAGCTTTAACACAGCACCATTAAAGTCATAACCATTAAATTTTTCAATGACAGTGTCAGCAACTTCATCAGAGCCGACGGTCACAAAACCAAAACCACGGCATTTGCCTGTTTTGCGATCAGTTATAACTTTCAAAGATACTGAATCACCTGATTCATTGAAAATTTTTTCTAGAGCTTGGCGAT
This genomic stretch from Pseudanabaena galeata CCNP1313 harbors:
- a CDS encoding efflux RND transporter periplasmic adaptor subunit; translated protein: MNTEKISSIGWQRNSWIGIVASGLVVVGTGVILYQRFVLSEQPALTKPLTVSTVKLAPVNSYNITRYYTGEVVATRRTDLGFERAGKVIEVLYDRGQIVEAGAVIARLDTQNLQAQLSQLEAQRLRALAQLQELQNGSRQEVIASARSQVSDLENQLRLANTRSQRRESLYQEGAVSKEQFEEVAFNRDALADRLAAAQSQLEEVQNGARIEQINAQAAAVAQIEASILDLEITIAKSNLTAPFRGVIGERNLDEGSVAQAGQAIVRLVEAVNPELEIGVPFAVAATLRVGSSQTVEIGDRTYAATVIAIKPETNLQTRTSTVVLKLQSSSQGSNQGAKKASANTANFAMPKSGEIARLKVSQTEQIQGFWLPTTALSRGERGLWSCFAIARDGDAYRVEKRDVEVLHTEGDRVLVRGTISASEEVVSSGTQRLVNGQTVTK
- a CDS encoding efflux RND transporter permease subunit; protein product: MAQLFFRNLRLLALVIFLIVAWGTVNYESLPRLEDPELTSRFALITTFLPGGTAERTETLVTDPIEEKIAEISEIKTYESTSRTGVSAISVDLLDSVSRSQVPLVWSRVRDKLRDVRATLPAEATEPELDEGEVRGYALLTSINWDQDSPPNYAILRRRAEVLETSLKAISGTDEAKIFGAPDEEIAVEVNTSNLASLGITTAELANQIQQSDAKTSAGQFRGENNLLYEVKGELDTLSRLQQIPIRCPSCQSNRDFRLLGDIATVSKGIAMPPTELAIAKGKPAIMIGVYVQPQYRLDRWSVDAQKVLREFQADLPKGLSLEVVFDQSRYVTARLNNLISNLLSGALILFLICILMMGWQQAIVVQITLPLCVAIALIGMGILGIPLHQMSITGLIVALGILIDNAIILVDEMNMRIKQGMPLEAAILDTVQYLRAPLLGGTLTTVFSFAPIALLSGAVGEFVGTIGLNVILAVMASLVVALTITPAIAAIVYRWSHQRTFTSSGIIYQAIGNRRWLQTGFANQGLTRWYQRSLSWALSHPKKAIALTLIPSCIGFGLMSTLSLQFFPPADREQLTLELEMPAASSLNQIQKLTQDVEKQLRTHPEIQQVHWMLGRSAPKVYYNQITNRENDSSFANAILQTQGVASNKLIHDIQIEMDAAYPAARVLVRQFEQGPPFEAPIELQVYGNDVDVLQNISEQLRSLLVQLPSITHVRTRLTDRFPQLALQVDEPEARSRGLSRRDIAQQLNSATEGIRGGTILEDTEEIPVRVRFSDRERADLNQLQSTSILPSDRNGYIPLESISTLTLEAKNAAITRKNGRRVSTVEGYLTAGTIPSQALAEFRPILAKQFQLPQGYSLEFGGEEAERTSATGGLLGYGIILGIALVVTLVLSMDSFALAGFIGIVAILSVGLGGLSLWLFNYPFGFNPIIGTVGLVGVAVNDSITVLTALKTDLKAQTGDRQAMIEVILHTTRHVLTTTFTTTAGFLPLILSGGGFWPPLSVVIAGGVFGATMLALYFVPCTYLLFVDNRG
- a CDS encoding 5-(carboxyamino)imidazole ribonucleotide synthase → MITRQKIGVIGGGQLAWMMAIAAKHLDIELTVQAASPDDSAVTVADRVIYGKVADASATAQLADHCQAITFENEFVDLVALQKLTDRTGDRSLLFLPKLETLAISVDKLNQRQHFREHHIPTPEFYAVDTIFDLLTAAEKLSYPLVLKARRHGYDGKGTWVIADESEMRSAWESMHQAPAIAEAFIPFERELAVIAARSESGEIAIYPVVETLQTNQVCRRTIAPARVDSTISKKVETIARQIVTTLDAIGVFGIEFFLTVEGEISVNEIAPRTHNSGHYTIEGCQTSQFEQLLRVVSGRQLGNVSMVASVAVMVNLLGFEKTLGVDADYLEKRKAIASFPNTHIHWYGKKSSSVGRKLGHVTILAETHDLAINISDRIESIWYSN
- the lipA gene encoding lipoyl synthase, with product MSAKEELRLPSWLRPQIGKADEISEVQQIIKQRGIHTICEEGRCPNRAECYAQKTATFLLMGPTCTRACGFCQVDKGHKPMQLDPDEAKKVAEAVNLLGLDYVVLTSVARDDLADQGASCFVETMQEIRRSRPNVKIEVLTPDFRGDRRCIETVALAEPVCYNHNIETVKRLQGKVRRGAKYERSLSVLAIVKEIDSRIITKSGLMVGHGETVAELTETMQDLYAIGCSSLTIGQYLRPSLEHLPVQKYWTPEEFDELGAIAKQVGFTHVRSGALVRSSYHASQTL
- a CDS encoding YdcF family protein → MFDLLTNILIWIIAIPIFVILFRAIPKDWFRLFGLVIFTALIAIIFANFRFVEDPIPRIVVDFLTFPFTLVGIILLLLFFNFWLRLKDLKIKSGDKVDNKGASDKIATVSKEILIVLLIFAIATNNATSELFTCYLEQQGANAIEQSYRRPVRNLTEQELLDFRRGVYDLIVVLAENPPYEPRLQEAIRLWNEADMQKKPYIILSGGRRTSYPSTKGYPCLTSPPSPPTRTKENVRDQIASRADIPNIGLRYDPRYEGYFTNPANPSEGIPEVDLTEADQMCSALTSFPNISFIRPFVIIEPSGRTIRSSGDEISKLIKFMETNKLIAEDTRNSRRILLITSPIEATRAFLSFRNQDLNASLTTASYPSDSHSNLGEQCPWPIGKQFRLKPQYFLFNAEAFVDSERVWTEIKELVFYTLRFWLRPPLTDERSYYPKQPT
- a CDS encoding RNA recognition motif domain-containing protein, whose amino-acid sequence is MSIRLYVGNLPAELDRQALEKIFNESGDSVSLKVITDRKTGKCRGFGFVTVGSDEVADTVIEKFNGYDFNGAVLKLEKALPRTKGKAEDGSDLEEGADDSSESKSESSVTSTVDAPIKAAAKRKKRNNNNKKTTGSTSSSSSSSEAHQPDPRWASDLERLKQQLLEAQGAAK